The nucleotide sequence AGTAAGTACTTCCATCTCGCCACCAGGTATATATCCAAGGATATTCTTTATCACCAATAATAAAAAGTTCTAAGGTAAGTGGAAAACATAAAGATTTAGTCTTTTCATACTCCATTCCTATACCTAAGGCAAATTTAGCAAAGTCCTTGGGGCAAATCGGGGAACACAATACTAATTAAAAGGAAATAAGTATTGTGTCCCCGGAATTCTGTCCAAAAGGAAATAAGTATTGTGTCCCCGGAATTCTCCAAAAGGAAATAAGTATTGTGTCCCCGGAATTCTGTCCCCGGAATTCTCCCGGAATTTTCCGGAATTTTGTCGAATTTTGTCCCCGGAATTTCCCCCAGGAATTTTCTAAATTTTCTATACGAAATCTTTGTCAGGTACTATCTTGTCTAAACCAATCTCTTCTAGTGGTATGCCAAAAGATTCTACATACTGTTGAAGAAGAGAAATACTACGGTGAAAACCAAGAAGAGATCCAGTATAGAAAGATTCATCAGGGGTACCTCGAGCCTTATCACGCTTTGCCTTCGCTTCATGAGCATCTTCAAGCAGAAAATAAACATAATCTCTTAGAAGGTTCTGATATGTACTTTCTTCTTTATTAGACATCATTTTACTCCTTTTGTTCTAATCCCCCGTCTGACTCTAATCCCCCGTGCAAAATCCTCTCCTGAGGGGAAAATCGGGGGACACAATGCTAATTAAAAGGAAATAAGTATTGTGTCCCCGGAAGAATTCGGAATTTCCTGTATTAATTACAGCTAAAATAGGTGGGATTTTTACCACCTTTTAGCCCCAAATTGCACTTTTAAGTAATCGAATTTAGCGAATGAAACGAAAATTACTCTGTTACCTAATTACCAAGTTACCCAATTACCTACTCCTTAGCAATCGGTTGCCATGATGGGCGTCCATCTGGAACTTCATTATAGGTTAATCTTTTTCGATTTTTTCCATCTGCATCCATTATGAAAATCTCCCAGTTACCTAATTCTTTACTGAGCGTCTTAAAGACAATCTTTTTACCATCCGGCGACCAGGAAGGGTCAGAATCAGGACTTGCAGAGTCATCCCCTAATCTTATTTGATTTGAACCATCAGCATTCATTACATAAATTTTAACATTTTTATCTCTTTTCCCCTTAGATACAAAAACAATCTTTTTACCGTCAGGTGACCAAATAGGCTCAATATCTCCTGCATTATTATTTGTTAATCTTTTTATACTTTTACCATCAATATCCATAGTATAAATTTCAGGATTACCATCTCGCCAAGAAACGAAAACAATCTTCTTACCATCTGGTGACAAACAAGGTTCGCTATCTTGTGCTGGATGATTAGTTAGTCGCTTTCGATTTGTCCCATCTGCATTCATAATATAGATTTCCTCGTTAATTCCTTCTTCCCAATTCCCAAAATAAGAAGTAAAAATAATTTGCTTTCCATCTGGCGACCAATAAGGAGAAGCATCAATTGTATCAGTTTCACTAATTCTTTTTTGGTTTGTACCATCAGCATTCATTATATAAATTCCTGTAGGGCCATCACGGTCCGACACAAAAGCAATTTTATTACCATCTGGTGAACAACAAGGATTATAATCATGAGATGGATTAGTTG is from bacterium and encodes:
- a CDS encoding DUF5050 domain-containing protein, producing MKKVKIIKYITFIFTFLMLNGCKEYPSKIVFDCLDENGWSDIYVIDTNGKNQERLTTNPSHDYNPCCSPDGNKIAFVSDRDGPTGIYIMNADGTNQKRISETDTIDASPYWSPDGKQIIFTSYFGNWEEGINEEIYIMNADGTNRKRLTNHPAQDSEPCLSPDGKKIVFVSWRDGNPEIYTMDIDGKSIKRLTNNNAGDIEPIWSPDGKKIVFVSKGKRDKNVKIYVMNADGSNQIRLGDDSASPDSDPSWSPDGKKIVFKTLSKELGNWEIFIMDADGKNRKRLTYNEVPDGRPSWQPIAKE